DNA from Canis lupus baileyi chromosome 6, mCanLup2.hap1, whole genome shotgun sequence:
ATCTTACATCTGTTCCCAAGAGGGATACTGTTGTCCTCAGGAACAGATTGTGAGTTTCTGGAAGGCAGAATCTGTGTCTCCCCTGTCACTTGACTCTCATTATATAGGACAGAGATATGATTTCTGTGCTTAGGGGTGAGAGGGGCCAGACATGTCCTCTCCCCTGTGGTTCTCGAGACTCTTCAGGGAAACCACTTAGCTCTgctggttcttttctttctctggagtGAGTTATCTAATAACCAAAGAGGACTCTGACCTTTGGCTTGTTCCTAACTTTCTAACTCCTTTcactggagggaggggagaaagggGGGTGCCACACTTTTTTCGAATGCAGCCTGGAGAAAAGATAAGTGTGGTGAGTGTGTAGGGGGGTGGCTCAGAGGGGCCAGCAGGGAAATCAGAACTAAAGTGAGGGATGGAAGCTGGGAAATGGTGACAAAAGAGGCACCCTGCAGAGGGCCAAAGGTCAAGGCGGTGTCTCCTCAGCACGCCCAGGAGCATCCACTAGATCTTCCACCATGGAGAGCTTCCTGCCCTCCAGCAGTAGGAACCTGCTGAGTGATATCCCCTTAGCCTTGGAGAGCCTTGCATCCTGCTGGGTGGTTTATCCCCAGCATCCTGCGCTCTGCCTGGggtgagcagaggaggaggacagCAGACTGTAACACTGGGGCCCAGGGAAAGGCAGGGACTGGAAGAGGTGGTGGATCAGCCTGGGGCAGGGAGCTGAAGTGGGAGTGGAGCGGAGAAGTCACTGAAGTGAGGAACAGCTCCTGGAATTGGGGAAGGACCAatgaaggggagaggagggggtcACATCCTGATCCTTGAAGGAAGACTCAGGTGAGAGTTGGCCAAGCCGGACTGGGTGGAGTCTAAGCTTCGGGGAGGTGAGAACTCTAGGGGATGAGGCCTGAGGAGGGGGTTCAGAGCCTACCCCGCAGGGCAGAGTGCAAAGTTCTGGCCTCGTTCTCTACATCCTCCCACCTGCTCACATCCTCAGGTCTTCAGGCGCCATGGAGGACAAGCGCAACATCCAGATCATCGAGTGGGAACACCTGGACAAGAAGAAGTTCTATGTGTTTGGTGTAGCAATGACAATGATGATTCGTGTCAGCGTCTACCCGTTCACCCTCATCCGCACCCGGCTGCAGGTTCAGAAAGGCAAGAGCCTCTACCATGGGACTTTTGATGCCTTCATCAAGATCCTGCGAGCAGACGGTGTTACTGGCCTCTACCGGGGGTTCCTGGTCAACACCTTCACCCTCATCTCTGGCCAGTGCTATGTCACCACATATGAGCTCACCCGGAAATTTGTCGCTGACTACAGCCAGAGCAACACCGTCAAATCACTGGTGGCCGGTGGCTCAGCCTCCCTCGTGGCTCAGAGCATCACAGTGCCCATTGATGTGGTGTCCCAGCACCTGATGATGCAGCGCAAGGGTGAGAGAATGGGCCGCTTCCAAGTGCGAGGGAGCCCAGACGGACGAGGGGTAGTTGCCTTTGGCCAAACCAAGGACATCATCAGGCAGATCCTGCGGGCTGATGGGCTGCGAGGCTTCTACCGAGGCTACGTGGCTTCACTGCTTACCTACATCCCAAATAGTGCTGTTTGGTGGCCCTTCTATCATTTCTATGCAGGTAAGAGGAGGCCAGAAGAGTGAGGGTAGAGGGAGGGCCTGCTAATGGGGCTGAGATGCTGCAGCTCTGCATGCTGGAGTGGAAGATTTCATGAGAGAATTGGCTGTTCATCCAACAAACATTTGACCCTATTCACAGATGAATAAGACACGGTTCTTGCCTTCAGGGGGCTTATATTATTGTGGGGGGAATCAGATAAGTAAAGTGATGACTGTAGAACATAAAGTATGTTCTGGCTGCATTAGAATCAACGAGGGTTAGTGGAATCTTGGTAGAGAATTGGAAGGTGAGGAAGGACAAAATTCATGGGATATTTGGGATTTGaagataaaattacaaatgaaatttcatttgaaTGTTTGAGTTGGATATCTTTCCTCAGCGTTGTTAAATTCAAGATGTCATAGAATCTTGAACCCCTTCACTTGTagaatgtatttttgtttgtaagacattttatttaagtatttcccAGAAATGGATTACTGGGTCCAAAGTAAGTATGTTGCCAGATTTCCTTCTGTAAGGGTAGAGTGCACTGCCAGGAGCAAGACCTCGGTGAGCCTGCCACCCTCGGCATCCACAGCTTTGGGCAACCAGCAGATTCCCGTGAGGaagcctccccagcccctgctgcGGGCTTCTGAGCCTTGGTGGTGGGCGTTCTGTATGATCCATCTGGGACCTTTCTAACCAAATTTCATGACGACCTCCTAACCTATAATCATTCTGTCCCTCTGGTACTATGCATTTCTAATTCTATTTTCCTGATTGTaccttcttttttattgctaGCTCTGTTTCACACACCCTTTCTTCTAGACTATTTGGTGAAATTCACATACCTGGACTCCACACCTGGCCCTTTGCATCACATCCTTTGGGAATTAAGATTATCaaaatctaggggatccctgggtggctcagcggtttggcgcctgcctttggcccagggcgtgatcctggagtcctgggatcgagtcctgcgtcgggctcccggcatggagcctgcttctccctctgcctgtgtctctgcctctctctctctctctctctctctctctgtgtgtgtgtctatcataaataaataaataaataaataaataaataaataaataaataaataaatcttttaaaaaaatcttaatgttaAGAAAAACTCAAGGAAATGTGAGCATTTTCTCTGGCATtgtctcctcccttctctccttatgtgatttcatttatgaTTGACTTGTACTTTTCTGACATGTCAGAAAACATTTGTCCATCCCCAGACTAACTTTCCAGAGCTCTGGACAGGCACTCTGTTGGGCCTCTCGACTTGGGTGTGCACATTTACATCTGAAACATTGCTCAGTGAACTATTTTTTAACCAAGCTGGTTAGGTCACTTCCTTCTCTCAGTGGCCATCCCTGAGACTATCACTCTTCCTTCCTTGTCCCCATATCTGGTCCTGGTGACCCCAGAATGTTTTTCCCTACTTTtgtcctttccttctgcctctcctggaAATCATGTCTCAGTGACCACCCTGCTGGGTGCTGCACCAGCCCTTTAGCTGGACTCCCATCCCACCTGCCACACATCCCTAATGGAGTCACTCTTTCAACCCTAGTTGCAGTGTTCAGTGGCTCCCACTGCTCCTGAGGACAAGGCCATCTCTTCAGCCTGGCTTCCACCTCCCTTTATACTGAAGCCTCCCCTAATGTAGTGGGTGCTGCAGCCAGGTCAGATCATGCACAGATCTTCCACTGTGCATCATGTCTCCCACCCCTGCTTGTTCCTCTCAGCCCTCAGGCACACTTGCCTGGTGAAGCCATAACTTACCTGAGAGTTCCTTACTGCCTCCTCTCACATCTCTCCACTGGCCCTTAACCCAGAAGTGACCTTTCCTTCCCTTGAGCCCCCTGACATGGCTTGAAGCTATCTTCAGGCAGCTGTATCGCTTGTCTTGATATTATTTGTATGTGCCTTATCTCTTCACTCTGGGGAAaggttccttttttaaaaaaatgcatttttttccagttttattgagatagaattgatTGGAAAGTTTCTTGGACAGGGGaggaagctaacatttattgaacatgcactatgtgccaggctgtcTGACATGTGTGTTTcctaagtatttgttgaaagagTAGATTGGCTCTTGTCATTGCCTTTTGCTAAAAATCTACCAGTGCTGCCTTCTGGGCATTTAGAGTAAAATCAAATGTGTCCATGGTCAGCACAGATGTCCTTGAGTTGCATGGCCTGCTGTACCAGCCCTGTGAGGGGCCTCTCCCCTGACCTTGCTCCATCCTCAAGgtccttctctctgcctgaatCACATCAAGCTCTTCACCCTCGCAGATAATGTTTTTCAGCCTGGAGTGCCCTGGCCCTGTTCTCTTGGTGGCAGGGTCCTCCTCATGCTTTAGGCCTCAGCCTATATGCTACCTTTGCACAGCAGACTTCTTCACCCAGTTGGCAAGAgggctctttctcttttctttttcagtttgtttccttcaTAGCACTTGTTATAATTTGTGATCATTTTATCCCTGACTCACAACTCCTGGATTAGATTGAGTCCCAGGAAGGCACTTCCCTGTTCATTTCTCTCTATGTCCTGTGCTCACCACAGTGTGTGGCATCCAGTAGCATTAGATAAATACACGTTTATATTACTGTCCAAACTCATGTAACCAGAAGGGACATAAACCAAGTCAGCGTGGGTTTATCTTCTGCTTTGCACAGATAATAGGTGCCCAGAAAGCACTTGGGGCACTTTTCCCCactctcttgcttttttcttttcatcttctcttgGAGTCCAAGGAATATGGCATGTGTGTATGACTAAGTTGGAACCTGGATCTTGCTGTGGCTTGCAGGCCTGGGGGCCAGTGCAGACACGCCCATGGAGGCTAGCAGCACCAGACCAGATGCCACCTTCCAGTAGGTTCAAGATGCTTGCTTCTTAGGAGAAACAAGATATGGGTGAGAAGGTGTCAACAGGTCACTTTGTCTTGGTTTGTGCTGACCTTCTGGAGGAAGGGAGGTGATTAACAACCAGGGGAGAGGTGGTTCTGGCAGGGCATTAAGGAGTCCTACTATGCTGCTAGATTTAGAGGCCTTTACGTCTGCCCTGCCAACCCCCCACCTTCCTACTGTCCCCTAAAGATTTTTAGGTAGctacaaattaccaaaagtaGAGGCATGAGAAAAAGTTCTTCAAGGTTCTTTGacagtgggcagccccggtggcgcagcggtttagcgccgcctgcagcccagggcatgatcctggagatcctggatccagtcccacgtcaggctctctgcatggagcctgcttctccctctgcctgtgtctctgcctctcattctctctctgtgtttctatgaataaataaataaaatcttaaaaaaaaaagatttacttacttattaaaaaaaaaggttctttgaCAGCTGAACTGTAGAGAGAAGACTGAGAGAGAGTCTTTGAGATAATAAATCTACTTTCCATCTAGCCTCATTCAGAGCGAAAGCCAAAGCTCTCACAGTGGCTCCAAGGCCTTAATGACTTACCTCGCAGACCTCGTCTACTGTTGTTTCCCTTGCTCATTCTGTTCCAGGTACACCAGCCCTGCTGCTCTTGGAGACTTAAGGcacactcctgcctcagggcctttgcataggATGTTACCACTGCTTGGAAAGTTCTTTCCACAGATCCACAGGGCTTGCACtctccttcaggtctttgctcaaacTTCAACCTTCTTGGAGAGGCCTTCCATGACTGCCTTGTTTAAAATAGCAACCCCTTCATTCCCCACACTCAGCGTTCCCGATCTcccttttctgctttatttttatctacAGGGGGCATGCATCACCTTCTGACGTAGCtatatattttggtttttatttgttaattgtCTGTGTTTCCCCCATTAGAATGGAAAACTTAGTAAGGGTGGGACTTGAGCTCATTCGTTCACTGCTCCATCCTCAGGGAGGCTGGCATACTGTAGCCAGTTAATGAACCTTTGTTGAACAAATGAGCTCTTGTTTCTCACCTCAAGAGAGGGTAAAGTAAATAGTTCAGCTGCAGGTAAGTTTTCCAGTGACCAGGGAATGGACGGGGCTCGGTCCTCTGCCATCACTTCCAtcagtattttgaaaaatgagtttttctttcttgatatagcctggaaaaaaatctcactgttggatatgatttttctctctctttttttttaaagattttatgtatttatttatgagagacacagagagagagagagagagaggggtgagacacaggcagagggaagagcaggctccatgcagggagcctgatgtgggactcgatcctgggtctccaggatcaggccctgggctgaaggctgcactaaatcactgagccacccaggctgccctgattttctcttctaagtgtcattgtttttatttttaaaaacattcacatGGGTatatacatgatggaatattggccattaaaaaaactgaaatcttaccatttgcaatgacatggttggaggtagagagtataatgttaagtgaaatcagccagtcagagaaagacaaataccatatgaactcacatgtatgtggaatttaagaaacaggacaaacaaaaaaaagacaaaaaaccagactcttcaCTCTAGAGAACACATTGGCGGTcatcagagggaaggtgggtgggggatgggggaacaggtgatggggatgaggaGTACTCttatcataatgagcactgagtatgatagtgaactgttgaatcactatattgtacactggaaactaatataacactgcatgttaataactggaatttaaaaaagaagagtaaaagtATTCATGTGGCTCAAAACTCACCAGATAAGGAAGGGGATGCAGCAAAAAGGTTCCTCACCCTCTGTGGTCACCCTGCCCCTTAGCCAGTCAGCACTGCCCGCTTTTACTGTTTGCTGCGTTGTTCCGTGCATGAGTGAGAAAACGTACCTCATGTGCTTTCCTGGCTGTGTGTTGAGAGGAATAGATCACAGGCAATAAGGTTTTTACACCAGGAAGGAGTTATGTCCATCAGATGAAAGCAGCAAGCAAAGAGGCTCTGAAACCCCTTCTCCAAAGGAATCTTCTATTCGAAGTGGGCAATGTACCCAGCATGGCTTCCAGAAGGGGCCTGagatttatcattttttgttGGTTAGGATGGAAgcgaaaaaaaagagaagatgggaGTTACAGGGCCTAAGGACACTGAGGATGAAGAGGGTTCATCCTTGTTGGGCATAGAG
Protein-coding regions in this window:
- the LOC140635373 gene encoding solute carrier family 25 member 44 isoform X3, with product MEDKRNIQIIEWEHLDKKKFYVFGVAMTMMIRVSVYPFTLIRTRLQVQKGKSLYHGTFDAFIKILRADGVTGLYRGFLVNTFTLISGQCYVTTYELTRKFVADYSQSNTVKSLVAGGSASLVAQSITVPIDVVSQHLMMQRKGERMGRFQVRGSPDGRGVVAFGQTKDIIRQILRADGLRGFYRGYVASLLTYIPNSAVWWPFYHFYAEQLSYLCPKECPHIVFQAVSGPLAAATASILTNPMDVIRTRVQVEGKSSITLTFRQLIAEEGPWGLMKGLSARIISATPSTIVIVVGYESLKKLSLRPELVDSRHWLPRSVPVLGPVLRKPTIHTSSAAPVPCELFWLLPPSVSLRS